One window of Quercus robur chromosome 12, dhQueRobu3.1, whole genome shotgun sequence genomic DNA carries:
- the LOC126708118 gene encoding uncharacterized protein LOC126708118, with the protein MNDREKVEMLLFLLQNVDVFAWSPHEVPGVDPEFIVHKLNMDLSFPPKKQKPRRALKEHVDAVNLEVQKLKEAGVIREVFFPKWLANTVVVKKKNGKWKVCVDFTNLNRACPKDPFPMPKIDQLVDATYGHPRMSFLDTFQGYHQIALAPEDREKTAFISPGANYHYEVMPFGLTNAGATYQRMMTRMFQEKLRCTVEVYIDDMVVKSRKESQHTEDLRGVFEILRQHKLCLNAEKCTFDVGADAETRYLPLEKLVLALVHATRKLPHYFQANTVFILTEYPLQSLLKRSDFTGQIAKWGTRLGSFDIRYRPRNSVKGQVLADFTAEFTPKNNGKIICNAESRPWKVFVDGASNAIGVGADIVITTPEGIQPEHSFRLEFKASNNEVEYEAFLTELRAVLHLGTKDVEIYSDSRLVVYQILGSFEARDSRMKAYLSTAKQIISKFGTVKVAQVGRAQNRHADSLATLASSTTEDIPRLVKIELIREPSIDMKNDCNPAKVEVAMVSIANPCWMNPIIDFLAENKVPDDEKEAKKIRQVAPRYWLSADRKLYRRSFTGPYLLCVHPEKVNELLTELHDGVCGGHVGGRSLAHRAMTQGFWWPQMQKDAAEYVRRCKQCQKHAPLIHQPASRLNPVSNPWSFVQWGLDILGPFPRVTGFEVPDSLILDNGLQFDSKGFRAFCSDLGIKNKYSTLAYPQSNGQAEAVNKTILNGLKRRLDGAKGRAEAVIPTEVSLCSARVAGFDPVQNADLMMEHLDWLEECREAATIRLAEYTETCPKIQPRYKG; encoded by the exons ATGAATGATCGAGAAAAGGTAGAGATGTTGTTATTCCTTTTGCAGAATGTGGATGTTTTTGCTTGGAGTCCacatgaagtgcccggcgtagatcccgagttcattgtccaTAAGCTTAACATGGACCTATCATTCCCCCCGAAAAAACAAAAACCGAGAAGAGCATTGAAGGAGCATGTTGACGCGGTAAACTTGGAAGTCCAAAAGTTGAAGGAGGCAGGAGTGATAAGAGAAGTATTCTTTCCGAAATGGTTAGCAAATACGGTggtagtaaagaaaaagaacggTAAATGGAAagtttgtgtggatttcacaAACTTAAATcgggcatgtcctaaagatccattcccaatgcccaagattgatcaattAGTAGACGCCACAtacgggcacccgaggatgagcttctTGGATACTTTCCAGGGGTATCACCAGATCGCCTTagcgcccgaggaccgagaaaagacCGCATTTATCTCCCCGGGTGCAAACTATCACTATGAAGTCATGCCATTTGGGTTGACGAACGCCGGAGCCACGTACCAGCGGATGATGACGAGGATGTTCCAAGAGAAACTTAGGTGCACAGTAGAAGTATACATtgacgatatggtggtaaagagcaGAAAGGAGTCGCAACATACGGAAGATCTCCGGGGTGTATTTGAGATACTTCGGCAGCATAAGTTGTGCCTGAACGCCGAGAAGTGTACTTTCGATGTGGGGGCTG ATGCCGAGACGAGATATCTGCCCCTGGAGAAGTTAGTGTTGGCActggtgcacgccacgaggaagttgccaCATTACTTTCAGGCTAATACTGTATTcatcctcaccgagtatccccTGCAATCATTGTTAAAAAGATCAGACTTCACGGGCCAAATAGCCAAGTGGGGAACTCGGTTGGGTTCATTCGACATAAGGTACCGGCCACGAAActcggtgaagggacaggttcttGCTGATTTCACTGCAGAATTTACCCCTAAGAACAACGGAAAGATAATCTGTAATGCAGAAAGTCGTCCGTGGAAGGTGTTTGTAGACGGCGCTTCGAATGCTATAGGGGTCGGAGCCGATATTGTCATAACCACCCCGGAGGGCATACAACCAGAACATTCCTTCAGATTAGAATTCAAAGCCTCAAACAACGAAGTCGAATACGAGGCCTTTCTAACCGAATTGAGGgccgtattgcatctgggcACGAAGGATGTGGAGATTTATTCAGACTCTCGACTAGTTGTTTATCAAATCCTAGGAAGCTTTGAAGCTCGGGACTCTCGGATGAAAGCCTATCTGAGCACAGCTAAGCAAATCATTAGCAAGTTTGGGACAGTGAAGGTGGCCCAGGTAGGTCGGGCACAAAACAGACACGCCGACTCGCTGGCCACGTTGGCCTCGTCTACTACCGAGGATATTCCTCGGCTCGTCAaaatagaacttataagggagccaagtatCGATATGAAAAATGACTGTAACCCGGCCAAGGTTGAGGTGGCCATGGTGTCAATAGCCAATCcgtgctggatgaacccgatcatagatttCCTAGCCGAGAATAAAGTTCCGGACGATGAAAAGGAGGCTAAAAAGATTCGTCAAGTGGCTCCCCGGTATTGGCTGTCGGCAGATCGCAAATTGTACCGAAGGTCTTTCACAGGCCCGTACCTTTTATGCGTACATCCCGAGAAAGTGAATGAACTTCTGACCGAGCTGCATGACGGAGTGTGTGGTGGCCATGTTGGGGGGAGGTCTTTAGCACACAGGGCAATGacccaggggttttggtggccacagatgcagaaggatgccgcgGAATATGTCCGGAGGTGTAAACAATGTCAAAAACATGCCCCTCTGATCCACCAGCCAGCAAGTCGTCTAAACCCCGTCAGCAACCCATGGTCGTTTGTACAATGGGGGCTGGACATCCTCGGCCCTTTTCCCCGAGTAACAG GGTTTGAGGTGCCGGACTCACTGATATTagacaatgggctacagttTGATAGCAAAGGTTTTCGGGCCTTCTGTAGTGATCTCGGCATTAAGAACAAATATTCTACTCTGGCATACCCTCAAAGCAATGGCCAAGCTGAGGCAGTGAATAAGACGATTTTGAACGGGTTGAAGAGAAGGTTGGACGGGgcaaaagggag GGCAGAGGCCGTGATACCGACCGAAGTGAGCCTGTGCAGTGCACGGGTTGCAGGATTTGACCCCGTCCAGAACGCTGATTTAATGATGGAGCACTTGGACTGGTTAGAAGAATGCCGGGAGGCAGCAACCATACGGCTCGCGGAATATACAGAGACTTGCCCAAAGATACAACCGAGATATAAAGGGTAG